TCGCGCAGTTCGTCTTTAACCGAACGAGCGACGTATTCAGGCGTCCATTCGCTTTTGCGTAGTTCGCCAAGTGTTACGGGGAGTGATTTCATTAATCTCGGAATCTCCTGATTTGGTGCTTCTGGAAATTAGATGTTCTATTCATCCCATCGGAACCCAGCAATCCCCGGAAGAGAGCGCAGCTCATCCAGGCGGCGGGGAGTATTGGGTGCCTGGGCAAAGTTTGCCCGCCACTGGAGTTCACAGCGAAGCGTGACCAGCTGGTTGGCGGGGGCGTACTGGACGGACCAGGTCTGGACCTTAAAGGTGTAACCGCGAATGAGTTCACGCAGGGTCTGTTCGTCGGGAGCGCCCTCTTTCAGATTCAGGGTGAGCGCTCCGCGGCGCGCTCTGGGGACATACTGCTCCACCTTCTTAAGCACTTTCAGGATGAAAAGGGCTAACACTGTGGCGGTAATGCCAAGCCAGATTTGTCCTCCACCATAAAGGAGGCCGAGCATGGTGGTGAACCAGAGCGTGGCGGCGGTGGTCACGCCGGTGGCTCCATTCTCCTTTTTAATGATGGCGCCTGCGCCGATGAAGCCAATGCCGCTGAGGACGCCGAGGGGAAGACGCATCAGATCGAGCGTGTTGAAGCTGGTAGGGCCCTTTCCGCTGAGCGAAAGCAGAAGATTGACCTGCAGCATGGAGAGTGTCGCCGTCAGGGTAACCAGCATGATGGTGCGCATGCCAGCGGGTCGGCCGTGTTCGTCGCGGTTGTAGCCGATGGCCAGACTGGCGACGCAGGCCAGCGCTAACCTCAGCGCGATCTGCTGCCAGTGGAGGTCCAGGGGCATGGGCGTCAGCCCTCCAGCTCGTCGAGGAGCGCCTGCATCTCGCTGGCAGCATGTGTGTTGTGGGTGCGGCTGGCTGCAGAGAGGCCTTCCTGCAGGCGAACGACGGCTTCGTCGTTCCGATGCAGCTTAGCCAGTGTCTGGGCGCTCATCTGGTAGGCCGGGACGTAGTCGGGGTTGTGCTGGGTTGTGGCGGCAAACTCAGTCAGCGCGGCGTCGGAGTCTCCGGCGCTGAG
This genomic stretch from Terriglobus saanensis SP1PR4 harbors:
- a CDS encoding MgtC/SapB family protein, which translates into the protein MPLDLHWQQIALRLALACVASLAIGYNRDEHGRPAGMRTIMLVTLTATLSMLQVNLLLSLSGKGPTSFNTLDLMRLPLGVLSGIGFIGAGAIIKKENGATGVTTAATLWFTTMLGLLYGGGQIWLGITATVLALFILKVLKKVEQYVPRARRGALTLNLKEGAPDEQTLRELIRGYTFKVQTWSVQYAPANQLVTLRCELQWRANFAQAPNTPRRLDELRSLPGIAGFRWDE
- a CDS encoding tetratricopeptide repeat protein, which produces MDKIAMLSQILSENPGDSFARYGLAMEHLSAGDSDAALTEFAATTQHNPDYVPAYQMSAQTLAKLHRNDEAVVRLQEGLSAASRTHNTHAASEMQALLDELEG